In Horticoccus luteus, the following proteins share a genomic window:
- a CDS encoding sensor histidine kinase — protein sequence MENLTRTEVLLQDGARRERQKERLYVFCQAFGWGAFLVLQLVFSFVFATTSEAGDPWRTVAITVMVVALGVLLTHAARVVMKRWGWKQLGWRALVPRVLLFSFLLSVAWTAIGYGYTYGALQLPWESKHSVWLFCTISVINGTVLIVGWMCVYFIYQLFDRFNRSEIERLQLMATVKDAELRALKSQVNPHFIFNALNSLRALIDEDPARARLAVTQLANLLRYSLQSAQCESVPFEDELRVVNDYLALEQVRHEERLRVRLDVAPETLGLSFPPLLLQTLVENAVKYGISPRPEGGEILIEAACAGGQLRLRVTNPGELRPAGAGGTTGGSTGLGLRNAAERLRLFFGEKASLRLRADDAAQVVAEVILPSQISRA from the coding sequence ATGGAAAATTTAACGCGCACAGAAGTGTTGTTGCAGGACGGGGCGCGCCGTGAGCGGCAGAAGGAGCGGCTGTATGTGTTCTGTCAGGCTTTTGGATGGGGCGCTTTTCTGGTCCTGCAACTCGTGTTTTCGTTTGTCTTCGCCACGACGTCGGAAGCGGGCGATCCGTGGCGCACCGTGGCGATCACGGTGATGGTCGTCGCACTGGGCGTGTTGCTCACCCACGCGGCGCGCGTGGTAATGAAGCGATGGGGCTGGAAGCAACTGGGCTGGCGCGCGCTGGTGCCGCGAGTGTTGCTGTTTTCCTTTTTGCTGTCGGTGGCCTGGACGGCGATCGGCTACGGCTACACCTACGGGGCGCTGCAACTGCCGTGGGAATCCAAGCACAGCGTCTGGTTGTTCTGCACGATCAGCGTCATCAATGGAACGGTGCTGATCGTCGGCTGGATGTGCGTCTATTTCATCTACCAGTTGTTCGATCGTTTCAACCGGTCGGAGATCGAGCGCCTGCAATTGATGGCGACGGTGAAGGACGCCGAGCTGCGGGCGCTGAAGTCGCAGGTGAATCCGCATTTCATCTTCAACGCGTTGAATTCGCTGCGGGCGTTGATCGACGAGGATCCGGCGCGGGCGCGGCTGGCGGTGACGCAACTCGCGAACTTGCTGCGCTATTCGTTGCAGTCGGCGCAATGCGAGTCGGTGCCGTTTGAGGACGAGCTGCGGGTGGTCAACGACTACCTGGCGTTGGAGCAGGTGCGGCACGAGGAGCGGCTGCGGGTGCGGCTTGATGTCGCGCCGGAGACGCTGGGGTTGTCATTTCCCCCGCTGCTGCTCCAGACGCTGGTCGAAAACGCGGTGAAATACGGCATTTCGCCGCGGCCGGAAGGCGGCGAGATTCTGATCGAGGCGGCGTGCGCCGGTGGGCAATTGCGATTGCGCGTAACGAATCCCGGCGAGCTGCGTCCGGCGGGAGCGGGCGGCACGACGGGCGGGTCGACGGGGCTGGGGTTGCGCAATGCGGCCGAGCGGCTGCGGTTGTTTTTCGGCGAAAAGGCTTCGCTGCGATTGCGAGCGGATGACGCTGCGCAAGTCGTCGCGGAAGTGATCCTGCCCAGCCAGATCTCACGCGCATGA
- a CDS encoding phytanoyl-CoA dioxygenase family protein, which yields MKTHLPADLAARYERDGFVILSELLSAKECDTLKTEAQRLLAEKAKPGASVFLHVAVASAAFRALAEDPRLVAPLRQVMPHGVMFMSDKLVYKSADKTFSTPWHIDCFYWRNTRPKLSVWIPLDDAAAENGTLTVVPGSHKRDWQMVKKGLPNGEFGDEVSNGDWREGDVVTCAIKRGSAIIFSDRLVHGSTRNTAGKDRYAIISTYHAPAADEPFDLDFPARKVLVAAGA from the coding sequence ATGAAAACCCACCTGCCTGCCGATCTCGCGGCGCGTTACGAGCGCGACGGTTTCGTGATTTTGTCCGAGCTTCTCAGTGCCAAGGAATGCGACACATTGAAAACCGAGGCGCAGCGGCTGCTGGCGGAAAAGGCGAAGCCGGGGGCGTCGGTTTTTCTGCACGTGGCGGTGGCGAGCGCGGCATTTCGCGCGCTGGCGGAGGATCCGCGGCTCGTTGCACCGCTGCGGCAAGTGATGCCGCACGGCGTGATGTTCATGAGCGACAAGCTGGTCTACAAGTCAGCCGACAAAACGTTTTCCACGCCGTGGCACATCGACTGTTTCTATTGGCGCAACACGCGGCCGAAACTTTCGGTGTGGATCCCGCTCGACGATGCCGCAGCGGAGAACGGAACGCTGACGGTCGTGCCGGGCAGTCACAAACGCGACTGGCAGATGGTGAAGAAAGGCCTGCCGAACGGGGAATTTGGAGACGAGGTCAGCAATGGCGACTGGCGCGAGGGCGACGTGGTGACGTGTGCGATCAAACGCGGGAGCGCCATCATCTTTTCCGACCGGCTCGTGCACGGTTCAACGCGGAACACGGCGGGCAAGGATCGGTATGCGATCATCAGCACGTATCACGCGCCGGCGGCGGACGAACCGTTTGATTTGGATTTTCCGGCGCGCAAGGTGCTGGTCGCCGCGGGCGCTTGA